A window of the Zeugodacus cucurbitae isolate PBARC_wt_2022May chromosome 2, idZeuCucr1.2, whole genome shotgun sequence genome harbors these coding sequences:
- the LOC105219290 gene encoding myosin regulatory light chain LC-2, mantle muscle: MGDPITFSVDEMEQRRRRASAARKASIVRPPSPPKVESEAMAAINEIFNPTYKKPVTKGNYRAPDEVAADDLEAMKDLDIRKLAELKEVFVLLDLDSDGLISKDDLRFTFTALGTDTPDELIEEMLKEAKDPLDYEAFIELMSHRTVELDPEDVLLEAWSKWDDYGTGKIEEKKIYEELTNYGDVMTTAEANEALKYAPIVKAKTLEEPTMIDYPAFCRILSGLRKGKPRATEE, translated from the exons ATGGGTGATCCTATCACATTTTCCGTCGATGAAATGGAGCAG CGACGTCGTCGCGCCAGTGCTGCCCGTAAGGCGTCCATCGTGCGTCCTCCGAGCCCACCGAAAGTGGAGTCTGAAGCAATGGCTGCCATCAATGAAATCTTCAATCCCACCTATAAGAAACCCGTTACCAAAGGCAACTATCGGGCCCCCGATGAAGTGGCTGCCGATGACCTGGAAGCAATGAAGGATTTGGATATACGCAAGCTGGCCGAATTGAAAGAAGTATTTGTGCTTCTCGATTTGGACAGCGATGGCCTGATTTCGAAGGATGATTTACGCTTCACCTTCACCGCGCTCGGCACAGACACACCCGACGAGCTGATCGAGGAGATGTTGAAGGAG GCAAAGGATCCTTTGGATTACGAAGCTTTCATAGAATTAATGAGTCACCGCACCGTTGAGTTGGATCCGGAGGATGTGCTGTTGGAGGCTTGGAGCAAGTGGGATGATTATGGAACGGGAAAAATAGAGGAGAAGAA AATATATGAGGAGCTAACCAACTACGGCGATGTCATGACGACTGCCGAGGCCAACGAAGCGCTGAAGTATGCACCGATCGTCAAAGCTAAGACTCTGGAGGAGCCTACTATGATTGACTACCCGGCCTTCTGTCGCATCCTGTCCGGCTTGCGAAAGGGAAAGCCACGTGCAACGGAGGaatga